A portion of the Francisella uliginis genome contains these proteins:
- a CDS encoding glutathione S-transferase family protein, producing MNEFKYSLQDLKEKIFTQKYNKYAPQKGVHLYHFPGSLYSQIARQALAEKKAKYESHIILINNAYQQYEPEFVRISPFCVVPILVIDGKVTNDAYNIAKFADKYFSIHASLFPTDKQLQKEFGYLQTLVDKINAEALTYGDVLVAKRPFMFRFLSKNGHQHKIEILEKKVKEYSGDPFLRRAFENKLKTVSKTNNIVHNPESMVQILQGTKEAIAKLNEYLQSHDGKFALGKDFSAIDIYLGVFLWRLDFLNLSKYLWGDSQCIKRYTETLWKRESFKEAVIKPWKQMKKDILIPMVISKFKSKLGFKS from the coding sequence ATGAACGAATTTAAATATAGTCTGCAAGATCTCAAAGAAAAGATCTTTACTCAAAAATATAATAAATATGCTCCTCAAAAAGGAGTACACCTATATCACTTTCCTGGTTCACTTTATTCACAAATTGCTAGACAAGCATTAGCTGAGAAAAAAGCTAAATATGAGAGTCATATCATCTTAATAAATAATGCTTATCAGCAGTATGAACCTGAGTTTGTAAGAATCTCACCATTTTGTGTTGTGCCTATTCTTGTTATAGATGGCAAAGTGACAAATGATGCATATAATATTGCTAAATTTGCAGATAAATATTTTTCTATACATGCTTCACTCTTTCCTACAGATAAACAACTACAAAAAGAGTTTGGATATTTGCAAACACTAGTGGATAAAATCAATGCTGAAGCTTTAACTTATGGAGATGTGTTGGTTGCTAAAAGGCCTTTTATGTTTAGGTTTCTTTCTAAAAATGGGCATCAGCATAAGATCGAAATTTTAGAGAAGAAAGTAAAGGAGTATTCAGGAGATCCTTTTTTAAGGCGAGCGTTTGAAAATAAGCTTAAAACAGTTTCGAAAACAAACAATATTGTCCATAATCCAGAGTCAATGGTGCAAATTTTACAAGGCACAAAAGAGGCTATAGCTAAGTTAAATGAGTATTTACAAAGTCATGATGGTAAGTTTGCTCTAGGTAAAGATTTCTCTGCGATAGATATTTATCTTGGAGTATTCTTATGGAGATTAGACTTTTTAAATCTTAGTAAATATTTGTGGGGCGATAGCCAGTGTATAAAGCGATATACAGAAACTCTTTGGAAGAGAGAATCATTTAAAGAAGCTGTTATTAAACCATGGAAGCAAATGAAAAAAGATATCCTTATTCCAATGGTTATTTCAAAATTCAAATCTAAATTAGGCTTTAAATCTTAG
- a CDS encoding SGNH/GDSL hydrolase family protein, whose amino-acid sequence MIRNIFTSSAILFFCTILAKQSFGYAHTHLMLENNCSTDAIFTITDKDSGYSFKKVIKPYQYYVTKELSNDNFLLATTSNYNINFKSRNSYGSVKYELSNAFFYFGEKGANKALFKDAIGNIEVNHRLHNDNYEYYWTNYSVNIKTFINGSLITPSFTISACHKEIDTFDSLLFGVKKVLIFGDSLSDKGNLYKYSLQLLPKSTPYYRGMFSNGEVWSEQFANRLYLNNISVNNYAVGGSSVIVFPDWADNDTPYVLGDQVGLYLNLDSNENIKDKLAIFFVGGNDYLTSNPKMEDIDNAVKQVTDGIISAIERVGVKKVVIIGLPDLSITGESKSLKNQDVLKKIYIKHNEILKAYANKHNMKFIDIAPVFDEMINNTKNFNKKYHANISLKHIKDSCWLGGYFLSEKAKINKAYNDLENKDSSRVKMTELLDQPSMQSIIDAGYTGSMCNNPQNYAFWDHVHPTYQIHRALYDHIVKELGAKSYTKEIM is encoded by the coding sequence ATGATAAGAAATATTTTCACAAGCTCGGCTATATTATTTTTTTGTACTATTTTAGCAAAACAATCATTTGGATATGCGCATACTCATTTAATGCTAGAAAATAATTGTAGTACAGATGCTATCTTTACTATCACAGATAAAGATAGTGGTTATAGTTTTAAGAAGGTTATTAAACCTTATCAGTATTATGTTACTAAAGAGTTATCTAATGATAATTTTCTACTCGCTACAACCTCAAACTATAATATAAATTTTAAGTCAAGAAATTCATACGGTTCTGTTAAATATGAATTATCAAATGCATTCTTTTATTTCGGTGAGAAGGGCGCAAATAAAGCATTATTTAAAGATGCGATTGGTAATATAGAGGTAAATCACAGATTACATAATGATAATTATGAATACTATTGGACTAATTATTCCGTCAACATAAAAACATTCATCAATGGCAGCTTAATTACGCCAAGCTTTACAATTTCAGCATGTCATAAAGAAATAGATACCTTTGATAGTTTATTATTTGGTGTTAAAAAAGTTTTAATATTTGGTGATAGCTTAAGTGATAAAGGGAATCTTTATAAATATTCATTACAATTGTTACCAAAGTCAACACCATATTATAGAGGGATGTTTTCTAATGGAGAAGTATGGTCAGAACAATTTGCAAATAGGTTATATCTAAATAATATTTCTGTTAATAACTATGCTGTTGGGGGTAGTTCAGTTATAGTATTTCCAGATTGGGCTGATAATGATACTCCATATGTGTTAGGTGATCAGGTTGGTTTATACCTTAATTTAGATTCGAATGAGAATATTAAAGATAAACTAGCAATATTTTTTGTAGGTGGAAATGACTACTTAACATCTAATCCAAAAATGGAAGATATTGATAATGCTGTTAAGCAAGTTACAGATGGCATTATATCTGCTATTGAGAGGGTTGGCGTAAAAAAAGTGGTTATTATAGGTTTGCCAGACCTTAGTATAACTGGTGAGTCTAAGTCTCTAAAAAATCAAGATGTCTTGAAAAAGATATATATAAAGCATAATGAAATTTTAAAAGCATATGCTAATAAACATAATATGAAATTTATAGATATCGCACCAGTATTTGATGAAATGATTAATAATACGAAGAACTTTAATAAGAAATATCATGCAAATATAAGCCTGAAGCATATCAAAGATTCATGTTGGTTGGGAGGGTATTTTTTATCTGAGAAAGCTAAAATAAACAAAGCATATAATGATTTAGAAAATAAGGATAGTTCTAGAGTTAAGATGACTGAGCTACTAGACCAACCTTCGATGCAAAGTATTATAGATGCAGGTTATACAGGAAGTATGTGTAATAATCCGCAAAACTATGCATTTTGGGATCATGTTCATCCTACTTACCAAATCCATCGAGCATTATATGATCATATTGTTAAAGAACTTGGGGCAAAATCTTACACAAAAGAAATTATGTAA
- a CDS encoding type ISP restriction/modification enzyme — protein sequence MTTQQYLEQLNKRYKTGISREHTYRKDLEDLLVSLVADIDVTNEPANVTDCGNPDYVITKKDIPIGYIEAKDIGKDLDSKNYKEQFSRYRKALDNLIITDYLRFQFFKEGELVTQIEIATIENGEIKPIVRNFQQFENLIKDFCTYIGQTIRSPKKLAGMMAGKARLLQNTLENALNKDIEDEQNSGLRSQYETFRNILIHDLTPKGFADIYAQTLAYGMFAARYHDKVLDTFSRQEAAEKIPKTNPFLRMLFDYVAGTNIDGRIKHTVDNLADVFRAVDLRKILSKFGRSTKTQDPIVHFYEDFLSEYDSKLRKAKGVWYTPQPVVSFIVRAVDEVLKSEFGLSQGLADTTKTKIQIDSQTTDKRSKSGYKQIEKEVHKVQVLDPATGTGTFLAEAIKFIYNNNFKAMQGAWSGYVEEHLIPRLNGFELLMASYAMAHLKLDMLLTDTGYKPKSTQSQRFHIYLTNSLEEHHPDTGTLFANWLSNEANEANQIKKDTPVMVVMGNPPYSVSSSNKGEWIQDLIKDYKKNLNERKINLDDDYIKFTRYGQHYIDRTGEGVLAYISNNSFIDGITHRQMRKSLLESFDKIYIIDLHGNSKKKEICPDGSKDENVFDIMQGVSINIFVKTGAKKKGELAEVYHYDLFGKRNYKYDFLNQNDLKNISWNKLEYSKPNYFFVKKDFGLIKQYERGFNVSSLFKVYSSGIETQQDKLAINMNKAELIKVCQDFKDLDQAAIKAKYEIVDKRDWTVLNAKEDIKANGLHSIAKIDYRIFDSRYCYLSKSSKGFSAYSRYSTMKHLLYDNIALLVPRQTSQDYRHIFITKKPVDGNTLSTAKKFGSAPIFPLYLYPDDDSLDSSRVPNLDMSIVKEIEKSLGLEFVAEKTHHSSLLSGVEVLNGDLGTQSCNNGTSTPLSDLSKTFAPIDILDYIYAVLHSPSYRERYKEFLKIDFPRVPYPTIDTFWQLVELGGQLRQIHLLESPVVTGYITSYPIDGDNIVDKPSYKDGKVYINKGQYFDNVPEVAWNFYIGGYQPAQKWLKDRKGRELGFEDILHYQKIILALTETDKLMKEIDKVYSVA from the coding sequence ATGACAACTCAGCAATATCTCGAGCAACTTAACAAACGCTATAAAACTGGTATATCTCGTGAACATACATACCGCAAGGATTTAGAAGATTTGCTAGTATCTCTAGTAGCCGATATAGATGTCACAAATGAGCCGGCAAATGTTACAGACTGTGGTAACCCTGATTATGTGATTACCAAAAAAGATATACCAATTGGTTATATCGAGGCGAAAGATATTGGTAAAGATTTAGATTCAAAGAACTACAAAGAGCAGTTTAGTCGCTACCGCAAGGCTTTGGATAATTTGATTATCACAGATTATTTGCGTTTTCAGTTCTTCAAAGAGGGTGAGCTAGTTACACAGATTGAGATTGCGACTATTGAAAATGGCGAGATTAAACCAATCGTTAGAAACTTCCAACAGTTTGAAAATCTAATCAAAGATTTCTGTACATATATAGGTCAAACTATCCGCTCGCCGAAGAAATTAGCGGGGATGATGGCAGGTAAGGCAAGATTATTGCAAAATACATTAGAAAATGCACTAAACAAAGATATCGAAGATGAGCAAAATAGTGGGCTAAGATCACAATATGAAACTTTTAGAAATATTCTAATCCATGATTTGACACCAAAGGGCTTTGCGGATATTTATGCTCAAACGCTAGCGTATGGGATGTTTGCTGCAAGGTATCACGATAAGGTTTTAGACACTTTCTCGCGTCAAGAAGCAGCTGAGAAGATACCCAAGACAAATCCATTTCTAAGAATGCTGTTTGACTATGTCGCTGGTACAAATATTGATGGCAGGATTAAGCATACAGTTGATAACTTAGCGGATGTTTTCCGTGCGGTAGATTTACGCAAGATACTTTCAAAATTTGGTAGAAGTACCAAAACCCAAGATCCAATAGTGCATTTTTATGAGGATTTTCTATCTGAATATGACTCAAAGCTTAGAAAGGCAAAGGGAGTTTGGTATACACCTCAACCTGTAGTTAGCTTTATCGTAAGAGCAGTTGATGAGGTGCTAAAATCAGAGTTTGGACTAAGCCAAGGGCTAGCAGATACTACCAAGACAAAGATACAAATTGACAGTCAAACAACTGATAAAAGATCAAAATCTGGCTATAAACAAATAGAAAAAGAAGTCCACAAAGTCCAAGTTCTAGATCCAGCAACTGGTACAGGGACATTTTTGGCAGAGGCGATTAAGTTTATTTACAATAACAATTTCAAAGCTATGCAAGGTGCTTGGAGTGGTTATGTAGAGGAGCATTTGATACCTAGGTTAAATGGCTTCGAGCTACTGATGGCAAGTTATGCAATGGCACATCTAAAGTTAGATATGCTTCTAACAGATACCGGCTATAAGCCAAAATCTACCCAAAGCCAACGCTTCCATATCTATCTGACAAACTCACTTGAGGAGCATCACCCTGATACTGGGACACTTTTTGCTAACTGGCTAAGTAATGAAGCCAATGAGGCAAACCAAATCAAAAAAGATACTCCAGTAATGGTAGTGATGGGTAATCCGCCGTACTCGGTTAGCTCTAGTAATAAAGGCGAATGGATACAAGACCTAATTAAAGACTATAAGAAAAACCTTAATGAAAGAAAGATAAATTTAGATGATGATTATATCAAATTTACTCGTTATGGACAGCATTACATAGATAGAACAGGTGAGGGTGTATTAGCGTATATATCTAATAACTCTTTTATAGATGGTATAACTCATAGGCAGATGAGAAAGTCACTATTAGAGAGCTTTGATAAGATTTATATCATAGATTTACATGGTAATTCTAAGAAAAAAGAAATTTGCCCAGATGGCTCAAAAGATGAAAATGTCTTTGATATTATGCAAGGCGTATCTATCAATATTTTTGTTAAAACTGGAGCTAAGAAAAAAGGCGAATTAGCTGAAGTCTACCATTATGATTTGTTTGGTAAGAGAAACTATAAGTATGACTTTTTAAATCAAAATGATTTAAAAAATATTTCATGGAATAAATTAGAATATAGTAAGCCAAATTATTTTTTTGTGAAAAAAGATTTTGGTTTGATTAAACAATATGAGAGAGGGTTTAATGTAAGCTCATTATTTAAAGTTTATAGTTCAGGCATTGAAACCCAACAAGATAAGCTTGCTATAAATATGAATAAAGCAGAACTTATTAAAGTGTGTCAAGATTTTAAAGATTTAGATCAGGCAGCAATTAAAGCAAAATATGAAATAGTAGATAAGAGAGATTGGACTGTATTAAATGCAAAAGAAGATATAAAAGCAAATGGATTACATAGCATTGCTAAAATCGATTATAGAATATTTGATAGTAGATATTGTTATTTATCAAAATCATCTAAAGGCTTTAGTGCTTATTCTAGATATTCTACTATGAAACATTTACTATATGATAATATTGCTTTACTTGTACCTAGACAAACATCTCAAGACTATAGACATATTTTTATAACTAAAAAACCTGTAGATGGAAATACCTTATCAACTGCAAAAAAATTTGGTAGTGCACCAATTTTTCCATTATATCTCTACCCAGATGATGACTCACTAGATTCTAGCAGAGTACCAAATTTAGATATGAGTATTGTTAAAGAGATTGAGAAGAGCCTTGGCTTGGAGTTTGTTGCTGAGAAAACACACCATTCAAGTTTACTGAGCGGAGTCGAAGTGTTGAATGGTGATTTAGGTACTCAATCATGTAATAACGGCACTTCGACTCCGCTCAGTGACCTATCTAAAACATTTGCCCCAATAGACATACTCGACTACATCTATGCGGTACTTCACAGTCCTAGCTACCGTGAGAGATACAAAGAATTTCTAAAAATAGATTTCCCACGCGTACCATATCCAACTATAGATACTTTTTGGCAACTGGTAGAGCTAGGCGGACAACTTCGCCAAATTCATTTATTAGAGTCGCCAGTAGTTACAGGTTACATTACAAGCTACCCGATAGATGGCGATAATATTGTCGATAAACCAAGCTATAAAGATGGCAAAGTTTACATCAACAAAGGGCAGTATTTTGATAATGTCCCAGAAGTAGCTTGGAATTTTTATATTGGTGGTTATCAACCAGCTCAAAAATGGCTCAAAGATCGTAAGGGTAGAGAGCTAGGCTTTGAAGATATCTTACATTATCAAAAGATAATTCTAGCACTTACTGAAACTGATAAGTTGATGAAAGAGATTGATAAGGTTTATAGTGTGGCTTAG